The region gaggacttgtaaaagcAGAGAAGCAGAATATGTGCACATTCAAGGCGAACATACATATAGAGAATGAAATTATGTAGTAtggaaaacagcaaaaacaagagAAATACTTGCGCTCATGAAACAAACATATTAGAATGAAGACAGTAACTAACGGTCAACGACCGTCAAGCAGTGTGCAGGCACCTAAGAAATAGTGAGCACAAACGACAACGCTCACCTAGGCAATGAACAGAAAGTCTGTGCGGCAACTTAAAGTTCTTAATGGGGGCGGTAAAGATATTTTGGTTGTATATGCTGTGGTGATTTATTGTGCATGGCGAAACGAAACGAAGGCTCTGGTCTCCGTATAACGCCCTCGTTCGAGGAACATCTCATATCTGTTTGCTTTTGGTGTGAAAGCGTTTCTCATACGGCTTAAGTTCAGCAAGAGTTCTCAGGCAGTCGGACGAGCGTAGTGGTGAGAATGTAAGGCAGTGCAACAAGCGATACCCAAACATCGTATGCGCACGATGATTCCTATATTGTGGAAATAAAGTTTCTGTGTAGGCCGTGTAACCCGCACCAGCAGCCAGTCTAGTTGCCTTCTTTTGGACACCAAGTATGACGTTTAGATTTGCTTTGGATGTTGTACCCCGAATGAGGGGGCAGTAGTTTATGTACGATCGAAATGTAGCGGGTTAAATAAGGACCTCAAGTTTTGGGGAAAATTAATTCCGATGTCTCGAGAGGAAGCCTATAGATCTAGCAAGCTTACTTTCGGTATGCGTTATATAGTCAGACCATAAAATGCAAGAGTCGAAAACAACGCCGAGCGATTTAAAATTCCCACAATTTAAATGGCTGTAAAATTCGGCTAAAATTAGGACTGTGGTATTAACACATCAACCGCCCTCGAGACCTTTTTCGCGGCGACGCGTCGAGTAAACGGATGATGGCCACCGAAGCATGCTTCACAGCGACAGTTCCCCCTCTTACGCGGGTCGCTCTAGTTTCGCTGTGCCGGGAATGTTTAGGGTATATGTTAAAACCATGCAGCTCGCGTTCGACATAGCGGGGTGGGGTGGAATCACCAGCGATGTTTATCCAAGGGAATTCTTCGCGGTTACCCAGTGCTCGAATGCAGGCAAATCACAAACTTCCCTCTGCGTGGAATAACTTCGCGAACGGAGCTAGCGATTAGAGAGAGCCATCCGTAGCTTCCACAGCGCTGCACAGTTGTAGCGTGGCAGAGAATGGGCGGATTAGAGCGCTCGTTTCTCGGAGAGTCAGCCTACCGGTGCGCCACAGACCGCGACCCGTATGCGTAGGGTGGGGGCCTCAGCCAGCCGCAGCCCGGTTTCAGTGCGGATGGCTCCCCGTCGCCAGTTGGCGGGCGGCCGCCGGGGGTTACCACTGAATACGAGATGTGGCTGATGTCGCTGCCGACGGTGGTTTTTTCCAGTCTACGCACATGGCATGGCATTATTGTGTCGCTGTTGTCAAATCAGAATGACACGCAGATTGCAGAGCACAGAGTAATTCTAGAACGCCGTTTCGTTGAGGGTAAGGGATGAGACAGCACCGTTTTTAACGTTTCTTTAACTTTGTGGAAAAATGTGCGGCCAGAGTGGTTGACTAGTCTCCACAAGTACAGTAGGCTGATATAATTTGGCAATCAGGTGGTGGCTCAAAGCCATTTTATTATATCAACATAGCTGAGGTTTTAGTGCGACGGTATACACACCACAGACATTCATGACGCTGTCTGAAATTTGCCTTCCACTTGGCTGTGCTTACAGAAGCAAGTGCAAGCCTAGAAGGCCAATTAAGGTGGGATCCGGGCACGATGTTTTTGATCCTGCATTAGTCGATTTCCTTAGAGCATTTATTCTCATCAAGCACAATAAAAGTAGAGCCAAAAAATCGCGAAAGAAGCTACCATGATAGGTCAGCAGCCTCCAACACGGGGCTCTCCGCGGAGCCATTGCAATCGTAGGCGCTTTCTGGATCCGGCAGGACCGAAGGCCGCCGGCGTAAAGCGTGCCGGGAGCCGAGAACCGCGCGCAATTCTGCGGCCTCTGTCATTTCCTGGACCAGAGAGCCCGACGATGAAAGGCACACGCTGGACCGGCGCCGTGGTCGGATGATCGGAGGAGGGGACGCCGGCTCCTTCGACGCGTCGCACGGGGCGAACGGATCAGGCGGCGGCTCGAGTGGCATCACCGTCGGCGAGTTGTCGAACGAGACGGCCCGAGACGACGACGTACTGCGCGCCGGCCTCGACGACGGCACATCACCGGACTCACCACTCGCCTCCTGGGCGACCAGCTGCGGCAGCAAGATGGCGTTGTAGATTGACTCGAAGGTAGGGTCTTCGAGCGTGCTGGCCAGAAAGAGGTGCCGGTGTCTGAGGCCGGACCCGCCAGCTGCGAAGCTCTGCCGCAGAGACGTGCCGCTGGCCGCCGTCCAGAGGTCATCGCGGCTGGTGCCTTCCGGAAGACAGATGGCAACGGAAGACTCTGGCAAGACTACAATGTTTCGGGAAGACAGCGGTCCTAAGAATCGTACAGGCCTCTTTGGAGGCGTGGCCGCTGACGCCTTTGTCTTGTAAATGAAGGCAAGTCCTCTGGAAAAGCTTTCTGTGCCCTCTCCAGAAGAGCGCTCGATGGCCGCCTCACAGAGGTCTTCGTCGTTCATGTCATACTGGGTAGGGTATTGCAGCCCACGTGCACCCGGTGGCTTGGGTATTGCTTCGCTGGGGGCTTTTTGACGGCATATGCCTCCTGCAAAGAAATTGAAATAAAAGCTAATGAAACCATGTGATGGAAAGATATGTGACGAATATCCACTTTTCATGAAATGAGACAGCAGATGATGTCATGAGATCAAAGGCCAAGCTCTATGTACTCAATAGCTGAAATTTATTTACAAGGAAAGTGAACAATTCACGGCAACCGCCGGCAGAAAAGGGAACAAAAACCAACCGCATGTCTTGTTACGTGGAGTATTGGTGCACGAATTGGTTATGTAGCAAAACAAAAGGCTTGCTGACGCATTATCTTGATCTTTCTTGATTTTGTAGTAGGCCTCACAAACATCTTGCTAGCCTTCCATGTGCTTGAACAATATTACATTTTAATCTAACCACAGCTAACATTTGTTGCCTCGGCACTGGGCAACTACATACATGGACCGGGTTGAGTCGTATTTGTTGTTCTTTGTACTGTTTGACTAAAAATAGCTCTAGGCTGACTTGACTTATGCAAAATAACCTTGCCAGTAACGATAGACGAATCGACGGCCAATCAGAGATCGTTGTAACGTGCGAACTGTTTTGAGATTTTGATCCCTCTTTTGTCAGCACCAGCTGCTACTTGCTCAACGCTGCCAAGTCTTAACGACGCAAGGAATAGGCACCTGTTCTCGCCCGCAAAAATCTTGCCAAGTCTGCCACTCCAGATGATAGAAAGAAGTCTAGGTGAGAAAGTTTGTAGCTGAATGCAgctatggtggctcagtggttagggcgcttgtctactgagccggagtacccgggtccgaccgcggcggccacgtttcgatggaggcgaaacgaaaaaaggcgcccgtgtgctgtgcgatgtcagtgcacgttaaagatctccaggtggtcgaaattattccagagacctccactacggcacctctttcttcctttctttcactccctcctttctctcttcccttacggcgcggttcgggtgtccaccgagatatgtgagacagctactgcgtcatttcttttcctaaaaaaccaCTTTTCAGAGAACCAATTTTAGAATAATTTCAAATAACCTTCACACAGATAACCATATTTCAAATTTCGCTTCTTCTCTATTTCAAGATAATTTGTGCATCTTGCAGGAGGCAGCTCTAAACTTATATCCCGCATTGCACTTTCGGAGCAGTTCCACGTCGTCTATTAGTTTAACCGGTTTTCGTTGTGTCCCGGTTCGATGGCGTATCCTGAATAGTGTGCGAGACATGTGCGTAAATAAGAAACGAAACAAAATTCACATGGCCGAATTAAAATCTAAGTTGATGAGGTTATACGCTAGATCTGCTGACCTTTTCGTTCGTCCTTGGCGATGCTTGTCATCTCGCTGTCCAAGCTAGCGAGGACATCTGCGAGCGGCCTTTCGGTGAAGTGAACAGGGGGCTCGAGCTTCATCGCCATGAACTGCCGGCATGCATTCTGAAATGGCAAGGTCAGGGTTGTTTCCGAAGTCGCGGACGGCGCAGACTCTATGAATACGGCGAGCCTCAGAGAAAGTCGGTGAGCTGCCTCTAGTTTCACGCGCTTCTTTAGCCAGGTGCTGTCTGGTGGCTACAGTCTTCTAGAAATTTGTCGGAGAGACACGAGAAGCTCCAAAACAGACCAATCCACTACTGTTTTATCAGTTCCTGTGTAACATTGTGAACGCGCCTCTAAAAGCGCGTTTGTACAGTAAACGAGCTTTTTAACATTTCGTTCCCGTGTCAGTGCGGCCTACACGGCTTAGGTTCTACCCCAGCTGCTCGACCGACGCCTCGGATCGCTCGTCTGTCGCCGCATCGGCCAGCTAGAAACTCTAGAGAGTAGACATCGCTAGGATATAGGAAGAAGAAAATCTGACGAGTTTCCAGTGAAATCTATCGAGGCCGTTAATTTTAAATCGGGAGTAATTAGCCTTCTTCACATGGACGCTTTACGCATGCGCGCCCATTCTACTCCAGCTATAAGAAAACCTcctcctactgcgcatgcacagttcaTGTTTgtgacaggcgcatgcgacagatggcggcagctgtcaagcataCCCTTGCTGCTTCGCAAGCGCAGCTTACTCCTCGCTGAACTATATCGCGCCCGCGTCTCCTATGTGCCTTTGTTTGCAACCCGTAACAGACTAATTTTCGCCACTCCCTAGAGGGCGCCACTTCGTGTGAAAAAGGCGCAAGGGAAAGCACGCAACCATGCACGCAACCATGCACGCAACGAAAAGCAAGTGAAAGCAAGCAAAGTCCATGTGGGCAACCAAAAGCGTTAGCATCGCTACTGGCATTCTTTAGCGATATGGTTCGATGAAAAACAGCTTACTTGACTACGTTGATCAGTGAGGCTCCCCTGACCCTTGGCTTGGGCTGGAAGCCCCTGCGTCTCCACGCCTCGCTCTACATCGGTCTTGGTGAGGGCAGCCCTTTCCTCTTTGCGGTCGCAGTCGGGGGCGTTCATAGCTGCTGACCTCTGTGTGTGATTGGCGTCGCCAAGGCACGTGTATGTCGTCAGCAGAGGCCGTACGTCTGAGTTGGTGCTGTCTTCTAGAGACTGAGCTCTAGCCTTTTCTGCAGGCTCTCCGATCACCGAAGAGAGTCGACCGGCTATTTGTCCGATTTGCTCGATTTCGAGTCGTTGAGCTTGAATAGGATCAGACGTTTTTGCTTTAATCCGCAGGTGCTCGTCTTCCTGTAATAAGCTCGCAGAAGAGCAGGGGGTTTTAGGCGCGCCAATTGGCGTCGGCGGGAGGTCGGCAATTGCATTTTTTGAGACCTTTTCGTTGCTATTGAGACGCTGCTTCACAACAGCGTGCATGGGATCCTCTGACGTTGAATCTGGTTTTGGGCAATCGGCTTTAAGCTCCATTACCTCTGTTAAGCCGGCGCCGCTTTTTGTGTCCTGCAGTGCTCTAACGTTCAGAGCCGTCTGGGTTTCAACACAGTGATGGAGAAAATCTCGGGAGATGTCTTTGGTACTAACACCAACCTCTATTTTGCTTTCACTCTTGTTTGATCTTTCGACCAAGGCAACAGAATCCAAATGTGTTTCTGCGGAAACAGTGCCTTGCTGAGCGCCTGTTTTCATGGCGTTCTGCTCTCTCTGGTCGACGTGTCGCAGTCGGGCTTCAGGTGAGCTGGGTAGCGCGTTGGTTTCAACGTCAGGCCCGCAAGCTGTGCTTCCGGCGTGCGCCGAGAATGACGTGCGCTTTGTTGAGTAGCATGACCCTTCAGCTGTCCTGTTCTCTTCCCTATCTTTACTGGAGTTTGCGTCTCGAATCCGTGGTGGCACGGGCAGCTGTAATGCAACATGGGCCTTTTGGACAACGCTTAATATGTGATCATCCGCCACTGCCTTCGTGGCAGCTTCTGGTGTTTCCCGTTGATTTTTCACAGGCTCGACGGCAGCGTTACGTTGCTGCGTAGGCTTGACAGCCGCAGAGGAGCCGCACGCACCTAAGGCGGCTCCAAACACCATGCCTGCACATCGCGCGTGTCGTATTGAGGCATTAGACGTTTTTCAGGTGTTTAGGTTTTGCCACCACATGCCCGTCTTTATTTATGGAGGCAGCCTATACAAGACTGGTTGCAGTGCTAGTCGTAAGAGGATGTTGAAGACAATATCTCACCAGTGCGCAATACCTACCAAGCGGGAGATGTGTGTTGTGGTGGGGTGCAAATTAAATGGCCTTACCCGTTGCACCGAATGGAAGCATGCAGCCTGAAACATAACTATTATGGGCGAGCTGCTCGAGAAAATGCGATCGTTTCGAGAAAACGAGGCACCATAAAAACGAGTCCTGTTAGATAGCAGTGGCTATTAGCAACACTGCTTTGTGAGAAAAGGTTCTCAACGAATTATCTGTCCGGTACCCACCGCTGATTCCACTGGTCGCGCAGCTCGATGTTCGTGTAATACAACTGTTTTGCTCCTTGAGTGGTCACATGCATGAAAGCAGTGGGGAAATATTTCTATCATGATACAGAGGCCATTCATTCTAAGACTGTGCACTCAAAGGAGCCGGCATAAACTTAATGCACTGTGCTGATGCGATACAGCGAAATATTGCCTCCTAGTATGTATACTAAGTCATGACTTAACATCAGTTTAGACAAGTTCGTCGTTTTACAAATGCCATTTCGTTTCGGCGCGTTTTGTTTGGAAATTATGGAGCTCAAATCTTGCAGTCCCGTGATACCAACTGATCTTTCCCTAGTGCTTCAATGTTATTTCGACCTTATTTTTTAGTTACATAGTGCTTAAACTCATGGAACACGAGCCACGCTGTCTGTGCAACTAATCCTTATACCTTGCACAAGCCTCGCTGCGGCTGGCGCGAAAAAAATGGCTGGGTTCAACGAGGcctgaacctagttatacgagcgaaagctgtgttaagcatggtctccataGTCTGAAATCAAATGTCGAGGTCAAGGtgaaaggtcaaggtcaggtccccactgtctcaaatcaaatgtcagcgtcaaggtcaggtacccactggtcatagtcatatgatcacgtggtcatactaccgtAGCCTTGGCCATACCACAACGCAGTTAAGTTTGGTTTGACCTTGTGCGGCATTGAAGGTCACactgtctcatccacatcgaaatcggaagttgtgcaccgaggagtagagctctcgctctaaaaacaACCGCTGTGCGCAGAAACATGCATGACGTTAGGCTTTCAGGCAGGAGGTGTTTTTTAAGAAAACTGACGACGAGACGGACATGAAAGCGTAGATTTACCCGGGGGATGCGTTGCATCCGGCACCCGTCTGACCGCCGTTGGTGGCGGTGCCGACGACCGCAGTAGAGCGTCGCTTTGCGCGCCAGCAGCAGCCGAAGTGGAGGCCGATCTGCGCTCGGACACGGTGTTGGTCGTTACGGAGAGGTCATCGCTGGGACGCCCCGCAGACAAGACCCGGCGCCACCGCTTTAGGTCCTTGATTAACGAGTCGTCTGCCAACTCGGAGGGCGGGGGTTGGCGCCTCGGTATCCACACCACGGGTGGCAGGCTGGACTCGGTCCGGAGGCAACGCCTGCGTCATTCCCAAATAGAGACACGTGGTCGCAGTCTGCTTAACTTTCGAATCTTTTATTTTCCTCGGACCATTAATAATATGTtctcatttttttattaattttatttcctttccaaaaaagaGGTTGCAGTCGTTAGCGATTCATCGATGCCGAAAGTCAAGGAAAATCATGCATTTAACGGTTGGTGGCCACCGCACCATTTGAAGCCATACCTGATCAAGCTCTTTTGTTCTGTAGTTAGTTACCCGCGACTTAGCGACGTTCTCTAACACTAGTGCCTCGCAAAACCGCAACAACGGAGCCACCTGTCGCcacgaaaaaaaatgctttttttccttTAGTGTTGAGGTCGCCACAAACGCAGTCAAGCATACGAAATACACGCCAGGCAATCAAG is a window of Amblyomma americanum isolate KBUSLIRL-KWMA chromosome 4, ASM5285725v1, whole genome shotgun sequence DNA encoding:
- the LOC144129919 gene encoding uncharacterized protein LOC144129919: MSPAERRKLRERERSSSLSAKPGLSVHADTSSTSSTTLILGRGRPWGDKAESREESYTRQGYYQAGRLRTRSELSLPLHQPRYVSHKDAGHEVAWPAAVGEGATLGETGLSTVPECCSVAERSSPSASHCVFPCSLGRRPRTGADTPLQQTLEQQGMVGHKTRETGSQRNGDGNSPPIQMLLPGDERIRRILNEHQEVVVTVETHKHKRCLRTESSLPPVVWIPRRQPPPSELADDSLIKDLKRWRRVLSAGRPSDDLSVTTNTVSERRSASTSAAAGAQSDALLRSSAPPPTAVRRVPDATHPPGMVFGAALGACGSSAAVKPTQQRNAAVEPVKNQRETPEAATKAVADDHILSVVQKAHVALQLPVPPRIRDANSSKDREENRTAEGSCYSTKRTSFSAHAGSTACGPDVETNALPSSPEARLRHVDQREQNAMKTGAQQGTVSAETHLDSVALVERSNKSESKIEVGVSTKDISRDFLHHCVETQTALNVRALQDTKSGAGLTEVMELKADCPKPDSTSEDPMHAVVKQRLNSNEKVSKNAIADLPPTPIGAPKTPCSSASLLQEDEHLRIKAKTSDPIQAQRLEIEQIGQIAGRLSSVIGEPAEKARAQSLEDSTNSDVRPLLTTYTCLGDANHTQRSAAMNAPDCDRKEERAALTKTDVERGVETQGLPAQAKGQGSLTDQRSQNACRQFMAMKLEPPVHFTERPLADVLASLDSEMTSIAKDERKGGICRQKAPSEAIPKPPGARGLQYPTQYDMNDEDLCEAAIERSSGEGTESFSRGLAFIYKTKASAATPPKRPVRFLGPLSSRNIVVLPESSVAICLPEGTSRDDLWTAASGTSLRQSFAAGGSGLRHRHLFLASTLEDPTFESIYNAILLPQLVAQEASGESGDVPSSRPARSTSSSRAVSFDNSPTVMPLEPPPDPFAPCDASKEPASPPPIIRPRRRSSVCLSSSGSLVQEMTEAAELRAVLGSRHALRRRPSVLPDPESAYDCNGSAESPVLEAADLSW